In the genome of Fusobacterium necrogenes, one region contains:
- a CDS encoding ABC transporter permease/substrate-binding protein, with the protein MDFFTYLIQEQNQILSLLIDHINLTVTSVTLAIFIGIPIGILISHFKTMNKAVMGIANTIQAIPSMALLGFLIPFLGIGVMPSIFMVVLYSLLPIIKNTYTSIEGINPQMIEAAEGIGLTKLQVLFKIQIPMALPVIMAGVRISAVTAVGLMTIAAFVGAGGLGYLVFSGIRTANSYQILAGAIPACLLALFIDWSASIIERLVVPKGIIKEDSENKTVSLFEKIIFSFCIIAILFSTGKTLFEKFSESKIKSITVASKDFTEQIILGNMISELIENKTDIKVNRKLALGGTQIIFGAINSGEVDMYLDYTGTILIDVLKHDPISENIKSNDVYDITKKEIEDKYKLYVGAEYAFNNTFALALRKDTITKYNLKTISDLSKVSSQLVLTPTFEFTNRDDGYPGLAKNYKSLIFKDIISMDGALRYQAIDSGKSDVINAFSTDGLIDTYDLVLLEDDKNFFPPYHAVPLVRREIIEKYPELKEIVNSLSEILTNEVMRKLNNEVDTEKKDPQVVAHEFLLENNLILEK; encoded by the coding sequence ATGGATTTTTTTACTTATCTTATACAGGAACAAAATCAAATTCTATCTCTTTTGATAGACCATATAAATCTTACTGTGACATCTGTAACTTTAGCTATATTTATTGGAATTCCTATTGGAATACTAATAAGTCATTTTAAGACGATGAATAAGGCTGTGATGGGAATTGCTAACACTATTCAAGCTATTCCAAGTATGGCACTTTTAGGTTTTCTTATACCATTTCTTGGAATTGGAGTTATGCCATCAATATTTATGGTCGTTCTTTATTCACTACTTCCTATTATAAAAAATACATATACAAGTATTGAAGGAATAAACCCACAGATGATAGAAGCAGCAGAAGGAATAGGACTTACAAAATTGCAAGTTCTCTTTAAAATACAGATTCCTATGGCACTTCCTGTTATCATGGCTGGTGTACGTATATCAGCTGTAACTGCCGTTGGACTTATGACTATTGCAGCATTTGTAGGAGCAGGTGGACTTGGATATTTAGTCTTTTCAGGTATCAGGACTGCTAACAGCTATCAAATATTAGCTGGAGCTATCCCTGCTTGTCTTTTAGCTCTTTTTATAGATTGGAGTGCCTCTATAATTGAAAGGCTAGTTGTCCCTAAAGGAATTATAAAAGAAGATTCTGAAAACAAAACTGTTTCATTATTTGAAAAGATTATATTTTCTTTTTGTATAATAGCTATACTTTTTTCTACTGGAAAAACTCTTTTCGAAAAATTTTCTGAAAGCAAGATTAAGAGTATAACAGTAGCAAGTAAAGATTTTACAGAACAGATTATACTTGGAAATATGATTTCAGAATTGATAGAAAATAAAACTGATATAAAAGTCAATAGAAAACTTGCTCTTGGAGGAACTCAAATTATATTTGGAGCTATAAACTCTGGAGAAGTAGATATGTATCTTGATTATACTGGTACTATTTTAATAGATGTCTTAAAACATGACCCTATATCTGAGAATATAAAATCTAATGATGTGTATGATATAACTAAAAAAGAGATTGAGGATAAATATAAACTCTATGTTGGAGCTGAATATGCATTTAACAACACATTTGCGCTAGCATTAAGAAAAGATACTATTACAAAATATAATCTTAAAACTATAAGTGATTTATCAAAAGTAAGTTCTCAACTTGTTCTTACTCCTACATTTGAATTCACAAATAGAGATGATGGTTATCCAGGACTTGCTAAAAACTATAAATCTTTAATTTTTAAAGATATTATATCTATGGACGGAGCACTTCGTTACCAAGCAATAGATAGTGGAAAAAGTGATGTAATTAATGCATTTTCTACTGATGGACTGATTGATACTTATGATTTGGTACTTTTAGAAGATGATAAAAATTTCTTTCCTCCATATCATGCTGTTCCATTAGTTAGAAGAGAAATTATTGAAAAATATCCAGAATTAAAAGAGATTGTTAATTCTCTATCTGAAATACTTACTAATGAAGTTATGAGAAAATTAAACAATGAGGTAGATACCGAGAAAAAAGATCCTCAAGTTGTAGCACATGAATTTTTACTTGAAAATAACTTGATATTAGAAAAATAA
- a CDS encoding ABC transporter substrate-binding protein yields the protein MKKKMMILLSFAMLGLLAGCGGASKTEKQAEKDTLVFSQISEGKTLDPQDTTEQYSQRVITVIYDRLVEIDEMTGKIVPGLAKSWEQLDDRTILFHLNEGVLFHNGEKFTAEDVKFTLERAKKLPKVAHLYTLIDNIEVVDENTIKIHTSEPFAPLLAHLSHKTASIISKKYYEEKGDDGFYNPVGTGPYKYKDWKVGDRITLEANNNYFGHKPSIKYIVIRAIPEENSSVIGLETGEIDMTADLSAESRRLVLNNSELLYKENSGISVNYVGLNTAKGILKDKDVRRAIAMGINRDAIIKSILLDSVEKANSFIAPGTFGYTPEAKTLEYNPEEAKKIIKEKGLVGSKLTIGVSNSPIRMQMSEIIQAQLKEIGLDVTVESLEWGAFLTATGRGDLDMFSLAWGPSTYDGDYGYYPNFHSSQLGSAGNRSQYVNPEMDKLLDAAKKEIDVEKRKELYKQVANIIYTDVPVIPMYYANNTVASTKYVEGMKPTSYILFNELKFKVSDK from the coding sequence ATGAAGAAAAAAATGATGATTTTGTTATCTTTTGCAATGTTGGGATTACTTGCAGGTTGTGGTGGAGCGAGTAAAACTGAAAAGCAAGCAGAGAAAGATACGTTAGTGTTTTCACAAATATCTGAGGGAAAGACATTAGATCCACAAGATACTACTGAACAATATTCACAAAGGGTTATTACTGTAATTTATGATAGATTAGTAGAGATAGATGAGATGACTGGAAAAATAGTTCCAGGTCTTGCAAAAAGTTGGGAACAATTAGATGATAGAACTATATTATTTCATTTAAATGAAGGAGTACTATTTCACAATGGAGAGAAATTTACAGCTGAAGATGTAAAGTTTACATTGGAAAGAGCTAAGAAATTACCAAAAGTAGCTCATCTATATACTCTTATAGACAATATAGAAGTGGTAGATGAAAATACTATAAAAATTCACACAAGTGAGCCATTTGCTCCATTACTTGCTCATTTGAGTCATAAGACAGCCTCTATAATAAGTAAAAAATATTATGAAGAGAAGGGAGACGATGGTTTTTATAATCCAGTTGGGACTGGACCATATAAATATAAGGATTGGAAAGTTGGAGATAGAATAACACTAGAAGCAAACAATAATTATTTTGGACATAAGCCATCTATTAAATATATTGTGATAAGAGCTATTCCAGAAGAAAATAGTAGTGTAATAGGATTAGAAACTGGAGAAATAGATATGACTGCAGATTTAAGTGCAGAGTCAAGAAGACTTGTATTGAACAATTCAGAATTATTATATAAAGAAAATAGTGGGATAAGTGTGAATTATGTTGGATTAAATACTGCTAAGGGAATCTTAAAGGATAAAGATGTGAGAAGAGCAATAGCTATGGGAATAAATAGAGATGCAATAATAAAAAGTATACTTTTAGATTCGGTAGAAAAAGCTAATAGTTTTATAGCTCCAGGAACTTTTGGTTATACTCCAGAAGCTAAAACTTTGGAGTATAATCCAGAAGAAGCTAAGAAAATAATAAAAGAAAAAGGTTTAGTTGGTTCAAAATTAACTATTGGAGTAAGTAACAGTCCTATTAGAATGCAAATGTCAGAAATAATTCAAGCTCAGTTAAAAGAGATAGGATTAGATGTCACAGTAGAGTCTTTAGAGTGGGGGGCTTTTTTAACAGCTACAGGAAGAGGGGACTTGGATATGTTCAGTTTAGCTTGGGGTCCATCTACTTATGATGGGGATTATGGATATTATCCTAATTTTCATAGTTCACAATTGGGATCAGCTGGTAACCGTTCTCAATATGTAAATCCAGAAATGGATAAATTATTAGATGCTGCTAAAAAAGAGATAGATGTAGAAAAAAGAAAGGAATTATATAAACAAGTAGCTAATATAATCTATACAGATGTACCAGTTATTCCTATGTATTATGCAAATAATACAGTGGCTTCTACTAAATATGTAGAGGGGATGAAACCTACTTCATATATTCTTTTCAATGAACTAAAATTTAAAGTATCAGATAAATAA
- a CDS encoding M42 family metallopeptidase, whose protein sequence is MKKRLINLAEELTNTFGAPGFEDEVIEKIKSHLEFLDFERDSMNNLYAGLAQRDTSKPTVALDCHTDEVGFIVENINRNGSINFLQLGGWYIGNIPASSVVIKNEKGEKYLGTVTSKPPHFMNEEEKGRLPKMSELTIDIGTSSYEETTELYGIEIGNPIVPDVKFTYDEKIGVMRAKAFDNRLGCVAAIEVLSSLKDRKSNVNVVGAFASQEEVGLRGAQVAAYRVKPDFAIVFEGSPADDSFKDSSSAHGALKKGVQLRVVDGAMISNPRVLRFAKEIAKKRGIKYQVIAREKGATNGGKYHISETGIPVLVLGIPTRYIHTHYSYASIDDLISAIDLAKGIIEELTMDIIKSF, encoded by the coding sequence ATGAAAAAAAGACTTATAAATTTAGCTGAAGAGTTGACTAATACTTTTGGTGCACCAGGTTTTGAAGATGAGGTAATAGAAAAAATAAAATCTCATTTGGAATTTTTAGATTTTGAAAGAGACTCAATGAACAACTTATATGCAGGGCTAGCTCAAAGAGATACGAGTAAACCAACAGTAGCACTTGATTGTCATACTGATGAGGTAGGATTTATAGTGGAGAATATCAATAGAAATGGCTCTATAAATTTTTTGCAACTTGGAGGTTGGTATATAGGAAATATACCAGCTAGTAGTGTTGTAATAAAAAATGAAAAAGGAGAAAAATATTTAGGAACAGTAACCTCTAAGCCACCTCATTTTATGAATGAGGAGGAAAAGGGAAGACTTCCTAAGATGTCAGAATTGACAATAGATATAGGAACTAGTAGTTATGAAGAAACTACTGAATTATATGGAATAGAGATAGGGAATCCAATAGTTCCAGATGTAAAATTTACTTATGATGAGAAGATAGGGGTTATGAGAGCAAAAGCTTTTGATAATAGGCTTGGTTGTGTAGCTGCTATTGAAGTTTTATCATCATTAAAAGATAGAAAAAGTAATGTAAATGTAGTAGGAGCTTTTGCTTCTCAAGAGGAAGTAGGACTAAGAGGAGCACAAGTAGCAGCTTATAGGGTCAAACCAGATTTTGCTATTGTATTTGAAGGATCTCCAGCGGATGACAGTTTTAAAGATTCTTCATCAGCTCATGGGGCTTTAAAAAAAGGAGTTCAACTGAGAGTTGTAGATGGGGCAATGATATCTAATCCGAGAGTTTTAAGGTTTGCTAAAGAAATAGCTAAGAAAAGAGGAATAAAATATCAAGTGATAGCTAGAGAAAAAGGGGCTACTAATGGTGGTAAATATCATATATCTGAAACAGGAATTCCAGTTTTAGTTCTAGGAATACCAACTAGATATATACATACTCACTATTCTTATGCATCAATAGATGATTTGATATCAGCTATTGATTTAGCAAAAGGAATAATAGAAGAGTTAACTATGGATATAATAAAATCTTTTTAA